One Ricinus communis isolate WT05 ecotype wild-type chromosome 1, ASM1957865v1, whole genome shotgun sequence DNA window includes the following coding sequences:
- the LOC8265909 gene encoding uncharacterized protein LOC8265909 isoform X1, translated as MSATANSIASISTSTASLSPAQLSTKNTIKNLFFSIPIPIPTSKLYTSTRPVWFRIQYGSSKKTSMLTGFKPFSPPVMEWQDCTVKMEIDVPVSVAYKCYSDRESIPRWMPFISSVKILEDKPDLSRWSLKYQAFGRDIEFSWLARNMQPIPNQKIHWRSLEGLPNRGAVRFFPRGPQSCTVELTVSYEVPQLLVPVASALQPFLERLLKSGLERFATFAKSS; from the exons ATGTCTGCGACAGCAAATTCTATTGCCTCTATTTCTACCTCAACAGCTTCACTCTCTCCTGCCCAATTGTCCACTAAAAACACTATTaaaaaccttttcttttccatacCCATACCCATACCCACATCTAAATTATATACTAGTACAAGACCTGTCTGGTTCAGAATCCAGTATGGATCGTCTAAGAAAACCTCCATGCTTACTGGGTTCAAGCCCTTTTCTCCTCCTGTCATGGAATGGCAGGACTGCAC GGTTAAAATGGAAATTGATGTGCCTGTTTCTGTTGCTTATAAGTGTTACTCAGACCGTGAATCGATTCCTCGTTGGATGCCTTTTATTTCTTCTGTAAAG ATACTGGAAGACAAGCCTGACTTGTCACGTTGGTCGCTCAAGTATCAAGCATTTGGTCGTGATATTGAATTCTCTTGGCTTGCTAGAAATATGCAG CCAATCCCAAATCAGAAAATTCACTGGAGATCCCTAGAAGGTCTTCCTAACAG AGGTGCTGTTCGATTCTTTCCTAGAGGTCCTCAATCGTGTACAGTAGAA cTAACTGTTTCGTATGAAGTTCCTCAACTTTTAGTTCCAGTTGCATCA GCACTGCAACCTTTCCTTGAGCGCTTGCTTAAAAGTGGTCTGGAAAGATTTGCAACATTTGCGAAAAGCTCTTAA
- the LOC8265909 gene encoding uncharacterized protein LOC8265909 isoform X2 → MSATANSIASISTSTASLSPAQLSTKNTIKNLFFSIPIPIPTSKLYTSTRPVWFRIQYGSSKKTSMLTGFKPFSPPVMEWQDCTVKMEIDVPVSVAYKCYSDRESIPRWMPFISSVKILEDKPDLSRWSLKYQAFGRDIEFSWLARNMQPIPNQKIHWRSLEGLPNRGAVRFFPRGPQSCTVEALQPFLERLLKSGLERFATFAKSS, encoded by the exons ATGTCTGCGACAGCAAATTCTATTGCCTCTATTTCTACCTCAACAGCTTCACTCTCTCCTGCCCAATTGTCCACTAAAAACACTATTaaaaaccttttcttttccatacCCATACCCATACCCACATCTAAATTATATACTAGTACAAGACCTGTCTGGTTCAGAATCCAGTATGGATCGTCTAAGAAAACCTCCATGCTTACTGGGTTCAAGCCCTTTTCTCCTCCTGTCATGGAATGGCAGGACTGCAC GGTTAAAATGGAAATTGATGTGCCTGTTTCTGTTGCTTATAAGTGTTACTCAGACCGTGAATCGATTCCTCGTTGGATGCCTTTTATTTCTTCTGTAAAG ATACTGGAAGACAAGCCTGACTTGTCACGTTGGTCGCTCAAGTATCAAGCATTTGGTCGTGATATTGAATTCTCTTGGCTTGCTAGAAATATGCAG CCAATCCCAAATCAGAAAATTCACTGGAGATCCCTAGAAGGTCTTCCTAACAG AGGTGCTGTTCGATTCTTTCCTAGAGGTCCTCAATCGTGTACAGTAGAA GCACTGCAACCTTTCCTTGAGCGCTTGCTTAAAAGTGGTCTGGAAAGATTTGCAACATTTGCGAAAAGCTCTTAA
- the LOC8265908 gene encoding short-chain dehydrogenase reductase 3b, which translates to MSKPRLGGKVALITGAASGIGEQAVRLFVENGAFVIAADVQDDLGQEVVESVGTDKATYRHCDVRDEKQVEETVNYAVEKYGKLDVLFSNAGILGPLTGILELDLSGFDNTMATNVRGVAATIKHAARAMVAKNIRGSIICTASVASSVGGTGPHAYTVSKHAILGLVRTACCELGNYGIRVNCISPFGVATPLTCNAYNMKPSEVEANCSNLGNLKGIALKAKNVAETALFLASDESAYISGHNLVIDGGYTVVKAG; encoded by the exons ATGTCTAAGCCAAG GTTGGGGGGTAAGGTTGCACTGATAACTGGTGCAGCAAGCGGTATAGGAGAACAAGCAGTGAGATTATTCGTCGAAAATGGAGCCTTTGTAATAGCAGCTGATGTTCAAGACGACTTAGGTCAAGAAGTGGTGGAATCAGTGGGTACAGACAAAGCTACTTATCGCCACTGCGATGTAAGAGACGAGAAGCAAGTAGAAGAAACAGTGAACTACGCTGTCGAAAAATACGGGAAGCTTGATGTCCTTTTCAGTAACGCCGGAATTCTAGGTCCCCTGACAGGAATCCTGGAACTCGACCTTTCAGGTTTTGACAACACCATGGCTACAAACGTACGTGGGGTCGCGGCTACAATCAAACACGCTGCCCGGGCAATGGTGGCGAAGAACATTCGTGGATCTATTATATGCACTGCAAGCGTAGCATCTTCTGTTGGTGGAACTGGACCGCATGCCTACACTGTATCAAAGCATGCTATTCTTGGTTTGGTAAGAACAGCTTGCTGTGAGCTAGGAAATTATGGGATTAGAGTGAACTGCATATCTCCATTTGGAGTTGCGACGCCGCTTACTTGTAATGCGTACAATATGAAACCAAGTGAAGTCGAAGCTAATTGTTCCAATTTGGGAAACCTGAAAGGAATTGCGTTGAAGGCGAAGAATGTAGCAGAGACAGCTTTGTTTTTGGCTTCTGATGAATCGGCTTATATCAGTGGACATAACTTGGTTATTGATGGAGGATATACGGTGGTTAAAGCTGGTTGA